A stretch of the Denticeps clupeoides chromosome 6, fDenClu1.1, whole genome shotgun sequence genome encodes the following:
- the LOC114791959 gene encoding beta-crystallin A1-like isoform X1, whose product MKTMMTEPPRCRSKICEGPVSSPTSDIMALTNPMTMGPWKITVYDQHWFQGRRMEFTSCCQNINDFGMENIRSVKVECGAWIGFEHSSFCGNQFVLERGDYPCWESWSGSNAYHIERMMSFRPIYSACHKDCRMMVHERDHFTGRQWELCDDYPSLQAMGWFCPEVGSMQVMSGAFVCYQYPGYRGHQYIMECDCHAGEYRHYREFGSHAQTFQIQSIRRIQQ is encoded by the exons GCCAGTAAGTTCCCCCACATCTGACATCATGGCCCTGACCAACCCCATGACCATGGGACCATGGAAG ATCACTGTATATGACCAGCATTGGTTTCAGGGCAGACGTATGGAGTTCACTTCCTGCTGCCAGAACATTAATGACTTTGGAATGGAGAACATTCGCTCTGTGAAGGTGGAGTGTGGCGC CTGGATAGGATTTGAGCACTCCAGTTTCTGTGGGAATCAGTTTGTCCTCGAGAGGGGAGACTATCCCTGCTGGGAATCCTGGAGCGGCAGCAATGCCTACCACATCGAGAGAATGATGTCCTTCCGGCCCATCTATTCCGCT TGCCATAAAGATTGCCGTATGATGGTGCACGAGAGGGACCACTTCACGGGCCGTCAATGGGAACTGTGTGATGACTACCCCTCCCTGCAGGCCATGGGCTGGTTCTGCCCCGAGGTGGGGTCCATGCAGGTCATGAGTGGAGC CTTTGTATGCTACCAGTACCCCGGTTACCGTGGACACCAATACATCATGGAGTGTGACTGCCATGCAGGCGAGTACAGGCACTACAGAGAGTTTGGCTCCCATGCCCAAACCTTCCAGATCCAGTCCATCCGTAGGATCCAGCAGTGA
- the LOC114791959 gene encoding beta-crystallin A3-like isoform X2, with protein sequence MALTNPMTMGPWKITVYDQHWFQGRRMEFTSCCQNINDFGMENIRSVKVECGAWIGFEHSSFCGNQFVLERGDYPCWESWSGSNAYHIERMMSFRPIYSACHKDCRMMVHERDHFTGRQWELCDDYPSLQAMGWFCPEVGSMQVMSGAFVCYQYPGYRGHQYIMECDCHAGEYRHYREFGSHAQTFQIQSIRRIQQ encoded by the exons ATGGCCCTGACCAACCCCATGACCATGGGACCATGGAAG ATCACTGTATATGACCAGCATTGGTTTCAGGGCAGACGTATGGAGTTCACTTCCTGCTGCCAGAACATTAATGACTTTGGAATGGAGAACATTCGCTCTGTGAAGGTGGAGTGTGGCGC CTGGATAGGATTTGAGCACTCCAGTTTCTGTGGGAATCAGTTTGTCCTCGAGAGGGGAGACTATCCCTGCTGGGAATCCTGGAGCGGCAGCAATGCCTACCACATCGAGAGAATGATGTCCTTCCGGCCCATCTATTCCGCT TGCCATAAAGATTGCCGTATGATGGTGCACGAGAGGGACCACTTCACGGGCCGTCAATGGGAACTGTGTGATGACTACCCCTCCCTGCAGGCCATGGGCTGGTTCTGCCCCGAGGTGGGGTCCATGCAGGTCATGAGTGGAGC CTTTGTATGCTACCAGTACCCCGGTTACCGTGGACACCAATACATCATGGAGTGTGACTGCCATGCAGGCGAGTACAGGCACTACAGAGAGTTTGGCTCCCATGCCCAAACCTTCCAGATCCAGTCCATCCGTAGGATCCAGCAGTGA
- the LOC114791960 gene encoding transmembrane protein 233-like isoform X2 — protein sequence MDAEYGKGAPGEIGAAHPSSCRDTQQLLKQPDSLSLALRAAGGSPDAGRDARRSPGSPPPRSCSPDAPAPPTYLWLAIVSCFCPGYPFNIFAIYYAHTSRTMLQVGDVDGARRRGRTACFLAFIAMAVGLFIALYVIIKETTRK from the exons ATGGACGCCGAGTACGGGAAGGGCGCGCCGGGAGAGATCGGCGCCGCGCATCCGTCCAGCTGCCGCGACACGCAGCAGCTGCTGAAGCAGCCCGACTCGCTGTCCCTCGCCCTGCGGGCCGCCGGGGGGTCGCCGGACGCGGGGCGGGACGCTCGCCGGTCGCCGGGCTCGCCTCCGCCCCGTAGCTGCAGCCCGGACGCGCCTGCGCCACCGACGTACCTGTGGCTCGCCATCGTGTCCTGCTTCTGCCCTGGATACCCCTTTAACATATTTGCCATTTATTATGCCCACACA TCCAGGACCATGTTACAGGTTGGAGACGTGGATGGCGCCAGGAGACGGGGAAGGACAGCCTGTTTCCTCGCCTTCATAGCTATGGCGGTGGGCCTGTTTATCGCTCTATATGTCATAATTAAAG AGACGACACGGAAGTGA
- the LOC114791960 gene encoding transmembrane protein 233-like isoform X1, producing the protein MDAEYGKGAPGEIGAAHPSSCRDTQQLLKQPDSLSLALRAAGGSPDAGRDARRSPGSPPPRSCSPDAPAPPTYLWLAIVSCFCPGYPFNIFAIYYAHTSRTMLQVGDVDGARRRGRTACFLAFIAMAVGLFIALYVIIKVETTRK; encoded by the exons ATGGACGCCGAGTACGGGAAGGGCGCGCCGGGAGAGATCGGCGCCGCGCATCCGTCCAGCTGCCGCGACACGCAGCAGCTGCTGAAGCAGCCCGACTCGCTGTCCCTCGCCCTGCGGGCCGCCGGGGGGTCGCCGGACGCGGGGCGGGACGCTCGCCGGTCGCCGGGCTCGCCTCCGCCCCGTAGCTGCAGCCCGGACGCGCCTGCGCCACCGACGTACCTGTGGCTCGCCATCGTGTCCTGCTTCTGCCCTGGATACCCCTTTAACATATTTGCCATTTATTATGCCCACACA TCCAGGACCATGTTACAGGTTGGAGACGTGGATGGCGCCAGGAGACGGGGAAGGACAGCCTGTTTCCTCGCCTTCATAGCTATGGCGGTGGGCCTGTTTATCGCTCTATATGTCATAATTAAAG TAGAGACGACACGGAAGTGA